Below is a genomic region from Rosa chinensis cultivar Old Blush chromosome 5, RchiOBHm-V2, whole genome shotgun sequence.
TTATCCAGCCAATCCAACAGCTCACTCCTCGGACCACCACCGGACTGCCCTGCCAGTCTAACCATGGGACCGATAGTGTACAGCGGAACCCTAACAATCTTCTTCCACTCCGGGTGCTCTCTCATAGCCTTAAGGCAGTTGGGCTCCAGATCCTCCCATGTGTTGATCAAGATGCCATCACTCATTGAAGTAATCTCCTTCCCAATTCTTAAGAAGGACTCGTATTCACGATCCTTCCTATTCATCATCGGCTTCACCACATCTTCAGGTCGAACCGGCTTGCAACCCGGGATCTCCAGCAGCTCTTTGCGATCCAAATACTCTCCATCTATCTGTTTATCTAGAATTGGCGCATATAGAAGCAACGTTAGTGGCCAGGCACAGGAGACTAGAGTTACGTACTTGAGCATGTGGAATTCTTGTGCAACAGTGAGGACTGCAGTGCTGAAAAGATCGACGATCATGGCGGCGGGTCTGAGCTCCATGGCCGAGATTGCAGACCGGAGAGATGATCGGGCATCGAGCATGATGGCGGAGAGGTGCGTGAAGACTGAACCGGCGGCGTTGGAGTCGTGGCCGGAGGGTGCTGGGAGCTCAACTATGTCGTAGAGCTTCTGGGTCTTGGCCGATCGGATGAGTTGGGATTGTGCCGGAGAGGTGTTGGATGAAACGACGACGAGTGTGGCATGGCAGTTGTGGTGGGTGACCAGGGAGCTGGCGACCTCCATTAAGGGGATGAGGTGGCCCATGCCGGGGCTTGGGACTAGCAACACAT
It encodes:
- the LOC112202962 gene encoding anthocyanidin 3-O-glucosyltransferase 5 produces the protein MAEMSSKPHVLLVPSPGMGHLIPLMEVASSLVTHHNCHATLVVVSSNTSPAQSQLIRSAKTQKLYDIVELPAPSGHDSNAAGSVFTHLSAIMLDARSSLRSAISAMELRPAAMIVDLFSTAVLTVAQEFHMLKYVTLVSCAWPLTLLLYAPILDKQIDGEYLDRKELLEIPGCKPVRPEDVVKPMMNRKDREYESFLRIGKEITSMSDGILINTWEDLEPNCLKAMREHPEWKKIVRVPLYTIGPMVRLAGQSGGGPRSELLDWLDKQPSESVLYISFGSGGVLSAEQITEMAWGLELSKQRFIWVVQPPSKGGAEGNDISEYLPEGFMARTQEMGVVVTTWAPQSEILAHSSVGGFLSHCGWNSALESILNGVPMIAWPLYAEQKMVATLLVEELKVAIRPKVLPTKAVAGREEIEMLVRKIMEQKEGDAMRARAKELKASGEEALSVGGSSFNMLSELSRLCKINTEQQCQKIDTEKLD